The following are encoded together in the Choristoneura fumiferana chromosome 4, NRCan_CFum_1, whole genome shotgun sequence genome:
- the kuz gene encoding zinc-dependent metalloprotease kuz, whose amino-acid sequence MFSDIGYIVFLLLALPYIESASRRQLSEYISHYEPLEYDASALHEQHVRARRSTDAPADLRLTFRAHGKRFHLRLRRDLSAFHEDFQVEGAQGQKHNVDTSHIYHGELADDPQSTVFGSVTDGVFEGKIIASDGSFYVEHARRYFPPNSTRTRVHSVIYREGDVSDPYAHRRHGHVGGCGITDEVVQWMERIQNSGVEDEPTSSLPPSPSPNPHPHPVPSSPPPPHPNSLRDDTPRFWDTQYHDKYSRAANTGGGHSRARRATFDNRNTCSLYIKTDPLIWRHVREGFPDHLDPSKKNEVDMKTREELLSLIAHHVTAVNYIYRSTKFDGRVEHRNIKFEVQRIKIDDSECHPHQYGSETNQFCLENIDVSNFLNLHSLSNHEDFCLAYVFTYRDFTGGTLGLAWVASASGASGGICEKYKTYTETIGGMYQSTKRSLNTGIITFVNYNSRVPPKVSQLTLAHEIGHNFGSPHDYPSECRPGGQKGNFIMFASATSGDRPNNSQFSACSIGNISQVLDAVRDGRKRNCLSASAGAFCGNKIVEAGEQCDCGYDENECKDRCCYPRVISDSERGVNLTAKGCTRRAMTQCSPSQGPCCNSSSCLFVSRSADQTCREASECSHASTCSGRSAECPGPRPMANRTLCNNGTQLCMNGECSESICIAWDMKECFLSSAPTSVADGVTAVVDRRALCQLACQTGPEPDSCRSTADFADRVGLPRGGISLRPGSPCDNFQGYCDVFLKCRAVDAEGPLARLKNLLLNQATLLTVQAWVTEKWWAVLLGGVSLIVVMGAFVKCCAVHTPSSNPKRPPARRLSETLRRPMNTLRRMRHAHNAPREPRAPRPGHRRARHKYTPPAAYLAQPASAPPGPSARRAEPYAHAYPQAYEMRSQKV is encoded by the exons CGTCACGGCGACAGCTGAGCGAGTATATCTCGCACTATGAGCCGCTGGAGTACGACGCAAGCGCATTGCACGAGCAgcacgtgcgcgcgcgccgctcaaCAGACGCGCCAGCCGACCTGCGCCTCACTTTTCGCGCGCACGGGAAAAGGTTCCATTTGCGCCTGCGGCGGGATCTCTCGGCTTTCCATGAAGACTTTCAG GTGGAAGGGGCACAGGGGCAAAAGCACAATGTCGACACGTCACACATATATCACGGGGAATTGGCTG ACGACCCCCAATCGACGGTGTTTGGCTCGGTGACGGACGGCGTGTTCGAGGGCAAGATCATCGCCAGTGACGGCTCCTTCTACGTGGAGCACGCGCGCCGCTACTTCCCGCCCAACAGCACGAGGACGCGCGTGCACTCCGTCATCTACCGCGAGGGTGACGTCAGCGACCCTTACGCGCACAGGAGGCACG GACATGTAGGTGGTTGCGGCATCACAGACGAAGTGGTGCAATGGATGGAGCGCATCCAGAACTCAGGAGTAGAGGACGAGCCAACGTCCTCGCTGCCTCCTTCACCCTCACCCAACCCCCACCCCCACCCTGTTCCGTCGTCCCCGCCACCGCCGCATCCCAATAGCTTGCGGGACGATACCCCCAG GTTTTGGGACACGCAGTACCACGACAAATACTCGCGGGCGGCGAACACCGGCGGCGGCCATTCGCGGGCGCGGCGAGCAACTTTCGACAACAGGAACACATGTTCGCTCTACATAAAGACAGATCCGCTCATATGGCGGCATGTTAGGGAGGGGTTCCCTGAT CATCTCGATCCAAGTAAAAAGAACGAAGTGGACATGAAGACTCGCGAGGAGTTGCTGTCTCTCATCGCGCAccacgtgacagctgtcaactACATCTACAGAAGCACCAAGTTCGATGGCCGCGTAGAGCACAGGAACATCAAGTTTGAGGTTCAGCGGATAAAg ATTGACGATTCGGAATGCCACCCTCACCAGTATGGCAGCGAGACCAACCAGTTCTGTCTGGAGAATATCGACGTGTCCAACTTCCTGAACTTGCATTCGTTGTCCAACCACGAAGATTTCTGCCTGGCTTACGTTTTCACCTATCGGGACTTCACTGGAGGCACACTAG GTTTAGCGTGGGTGGCGAGTGCAAGCGGCGCCTCCGGCGGTATCTGCGAGAAGTACAAGACTTACACGGAGACCATCGGCGGCATGTACCAGAGCACCAAGAGGTCTCTTAACACTGGCATCATCACGTTCGTCAACTACAACAGTCGGGTGCCGCCCAAGGTCAGCCAGTTGACGCTGGCCCATGAGATTGGACACAATTTCGGTTCACCC CACGATTACCCTTCGGAATGTCGGCCGGGCGGTCAAAAGGGCAACTTCATAATGTTCGCCTCAGCGACCAGCGGCGACCGGCCGAACAACAGCCAGTTCTCGGCCTGCTCTATCGGGAACATCAGCCAAGTGTTGGACGCGGTGCGCGACGGACGCAAGAGGAACTGTCTCTCGGCGAGTGCTGGTGCTTTCTGCGGCAACAAGATTGTGGAAGCTGGGGAACAATGTGATTGTG GTTACGATGAGAACGAATGCAAGGACCGTTGCTGTTACCCGAGAGTCATTAGCGATTCGGAACGCGGCGTCAATCTTACAGCCAAAGGTTGCACGCGGCGAGCTATGACCCAATGCAG TCCGTCACAAGGCCCGTGCTGCAACTCCTCGTCGTGCCTCTTCGTGTCTCGCAGCGCCGACCAGACGTGCCGCGAGGCTTCAGAATGCAGCCACGCGTCCACCTGCTCCGGCCGCTCCGCCGAGTGCCCCGGCCCGCGGCCCATGGCTAACCGCACCCTCTGCAACAATG GCACTCAGCTGTGCATGAACGGCGAATGCAGCGAGAGCATATGCATAGCGTGGGACATGAAGGAGTGTTTCCTGTCGTCGGCGCCGACGAGCGTGGCGGACGGCGTGACGGCCGTGGTGGACCGGCGCGCGCTGTGCCAGCTGGCGTGCCAGACCGGGCCCGAGCCCGACTCCTGCCGCAGCACGGCCGACTTCGCCGACCGCGTCGGCCTGCCGCGCGGCGGCATCAGCCTGCGACCCGGCTCGCCTTGTGATAACTTCCAG GGCTACTGCGACGTGTTTCTGAAATGCCGCGCGGTGGACGCGGAGGGTCCGCTGGCGCGGCTCAAGAATCTCCTCCTGAACCAAGCCACGCTCCTCACGGTGCAGGCCTGGGTCACCGAGAAGTGGTGGGCGGTGCTGCTCGGAGGGGTCTCGCTCATCGTCGTTATGGGCGCCTTCGTTAAGTGCTGCGCGGTGCATACGCCTTCGTCTAATCCTAAGCGCCCGCCGGCCAG ACGGCTGTCCGAGACGCTCCGTCGTCCGATGAacacgctgcggcgcatgcgGCACGCGCACAACGCGCCGCGcgagccgcgcgcgccgcgccccggACACCGCCGCGCGAGGCACAAGTACACGCCGCCCGCCGCCTACCTCGCGCAGCCAG CGTCCGCGCCGCCGGGGCcgagcgcgcggcgcgcggaGCCGTACGCGCACGCGTACCCGCAGGCGTACGAGATGCGCTCGCAGAAGGTCTGA